GGACGTAACTCCTTGCTAACAATTGACTGTGGACAGAGTAAGCCATAAGCAAGTATCTCAAGTTCTCATTAAACCTCTACAAATATCCAGGTATTCAGCACATCTACAGCACCCATCTATGCATTATCTTTATTACCAGTGTTGCAGATCTATGCACCATATTGTTTGCTAACCTTAGTTGCTATAAATTACCCTTGTTTTAAGTAAATCTCAAGCATGGACTCCCTCCTTGTTACATTCCATAAGCCAGTTTGTGAAAATGTCAAGAATTACAATTATTACTCTACcatactaataataatactaaaacTGTAATCCTATAGTACATGTACATCAcaactttatatttttttaagcaatggtgtgtgtgtggagccatATAAAGAAATGGGGGGTCTTAACCTCAGAATATTATGAGATTAACTgcaatttattcatttcactaGCATTTTACTCTATTACTCATCGAGCTTGCTCCACTGCCAAAAAATGTGACCCACtcgggtaaaaaaaaaacttggtggCAAAAGGTTTTTGTAAAATGGCAGTTAAGTCTTAGTTGTTGGCAGTAGTTGGCCCACCTTGCAGCACTGGAGGAAACTTATGGATATATTCCTCCAGCAGTGTTGGTGGAGGAAACAAAAGTACTTAGAAAATTAATGTGTTGTGGTAATACATTACTTTTAGCAGTAACAGAGTAATATGATGTGTTACTAATTGCTAATTACTAGTTGCTAggataatttatacaatgtaaaatgccataggtttgtgctaataatgttagtgCTGTATTTGTTTTGAAGTCATGTTTAGTaaaagacaattgttttgtcagtgagaCTTGTGAGCAGTAATGGAGCAGAAATTTGTAaccttacctttgttaaatgttgctgttgtcccttgCTTCACacgagaagaggaaatctctactagctgctaggctaatttatataatgtaaaatgccataggcttgttaTAAATAgcgttagcatgttgcatttgtggggaaaatgtgtccaataaaagataaatgttttgtttgtgaatcCTTTGAGTTATATTGAAGCTGATTTGTATACTTGGAATTAATATAGTTAAGtcgtgtttactgtgtgttttgacatagacacaccaccacacaagtataaatactCACAACAACATAGGTCATGTGCATAAGCTATGGTGAAGGTTTTGCATAGAGCTGAAGTATAAATCCGTCTTCACTGTCAATCGTGCTGCAATAAAGTACCCTGAAGAATGCAAGCAATGTTATCAACATATCAAATATGGATGACATCATTACAACTAGTAACTGAGAACTGATCTTTAAGTGTAAAATCAGTGAATCTGTTGCATCTAAAACCTCAGAGTCGGTTTCTCAAATGTAAGATGTCAAACTAGCAAACattttgagtaaaaaaaaaaagcttctgcTTGCAAATTCATCACCACACCAACATTACCTTGATGATGTTAACATAAAAATCAACAAAGGTTACAGATTGTTTATGTAATGTATTCCCTCAAATAAGTCACAACCAGTTGAGTTTCATACCTTACTAAAATGACCTTAAAAGACAGTTATGGGGCTGAAACATGGAAAACCACTAGCAGACTACTTTAGCAATCTAAGTAAATCTTGTGACTGAAGCTTTGCTTTATTTATAGGCCTGTAAAACTCACTcagtttctttgtcttttgttgtcTCAACAGGGTAGATGCTCCCAAAAGTGCCGCAGCTTGTTTATGCTGGagtctgtttgtgttgcttGGTTCTCCTTAGAGTTTCTAGTGCGATTCTTCTACGCAAAGAGCAAGCTGGAGTTTGTCCGTGGCCCTCTGAACGTAATTGATGCTGCTGCCATCTTTACCTACTATGTCTCCCTGTTGGTGGATCTCAGGGATGAGTCTGTTCCGGATATTGTGACCAGTGCAGGGAGGAGCAACCTGGATAAACTGGGTCTTATCCTGCGTGTGATGAGGGCATTGCGTATCATGTATGTGATGAGGCTGGCCCGCCACTCTCTGGGTCTGCAGACCTTGGGGCTTACCATTCAGCGGAGTATGACAGACTTTGGATTGCTgcttctctttgtgtgtttcgCTGTGACGCTCTTCTCCCCACTTGTACATCTGGCTGAGAGTGAGCTGGCGCCAAATGCTGCCAGGTCCCCGCAGTTCAGCTTCAGCAGCATCCCAGCATCATACTGGTGGTCCATCATCTCGGTGACCACAGTGGGGTATGGTGACATGGTGCCCCGCAGCATCCCTGGCCAACTGGCAGCACTGATCAGCATCTTATCAGGAATCCTCATTCTATCTTTCCCTTCCACATCCATCTTCCACACATTCCTCCACACCTACACCGAGCTCAAGGAGGAGCACAAGAGGTTgtggaaggaggagagagggactGAGCTCGCCACTGAAGCTGAGGAAAGcataaaagaaagagaaacttGGCCTGATAACTGGCCAGAAAATGATTTTTTACCTGGTCTGGATGATCCTTATTACCTTTTCATGTCAGACATTACAGTGTTGGCTCGGAGCAACTCTCTTCAGTGACTGACTAAGTCCATAGAAATACACTAAACACTGTAGCTAAAAGTAAGCTGACACCCCTGCCCAAAATCTGTGGCCAACCTCACTAACACTCTTGTGGCTGTGGGGGAGCAAATTCTTGCAGCTATGCTCCAAAAACTGTAGAAAGTCTACCCAAAGGAGTAGAGACTATCATAGCAGCATGAGATGTCATGGATACTGATGATTTTGCTTGTAAAATTAATCTTGTTAATGTTGTCACTGAATGGTGCTGGAAAAGGAAGTTACTATACTATTTATTTTGGTTCAGCAGTGTTGTCACACTTATATTGCCCTTTCTCCTAGAAATTTCATTTATGCCCAACTAATCTGAAATAgcaaatataatgtattataTATCGTCTCTCATATATAATacaattgtatttataaagcccaatatcacaaatcacaatttgcctcagagggctttacagcatatgacatccctctgtcctttggaccctcacagcggataaggaaaaactccccaaaaaaaccctttaatgggtaaaaaaaggtagaaaccgcaggaagagcaactgaggaggatccctcttccaggacagacagacgtgcattagatgttgtgtgtacaaaacagatcaacataataaatttacagtaatgacaaaaacatacataaggagagacagagacagaaaaattgAGACAGTGAGAGAtcgagagacacagagagagagatgcagggcagacagtaatgataatagctaataataataattattattattattataataatatcagtAATTGTGGTACCATATGTagtaagtatatattaatatataaaagTATATGTATGTGgcaataataatactaatatgtgtataataacagtagaagtatgactaataataacagcagtaataggaggcatcaggcaggaccatggcagcagtGTAACCATGACACATGATCCAGGCGTAGCTGCAATACGAGGAAACcagcgagacagtggagcacaaaggctccggagaagaatcaatcaatcaatcaatcaatcaattttatttataaagcccaatatcacaaatcacaatttgcctcacagggctttacagcatacgacatccctctgtccttatgaccctcgcagcggataaggaaaaactccccaaaaagaAGCGTGCATGCAATAAAGTCGAGTTAGCAATATGCAGTAATAGGACGTGAATGTTTgcaaatgaagaagaaccaacttttcagaaactgagaagagagagagaaggagagatgggGCTTGGTGTATCataggaggtcccccagcagactTGGCCGATATCAGCCTAACTAagggctggtccaaggcaagcctgagccagccctaactataagctttatcaaaaaggaaagtctgaAGTCTAGTCTCAAATGTGGAGACTGAGCCTGCCTCCtggaccaaaacaggaagatggttccacagaagaggagcctgatagctgaaggctctggctcatGTTCTACTTCTGGAGACTTTAGGAACcacaagtaataataataataataataataatactttttatttataggcCCCTTTCAcgacactcaaggtcaccttacaggcaaagataaaataacagcagataAAAAGTCAACGCAGTAaggaataaagtaaaaataaataaataaataaataaagtataacAGCAAAGCaagtttacagtgaataaaattCTGTGTAAATTATGGATGTGTGTGGCTCGGTGGATGGGAGTCAAACTGAATAGGCTATTTGAAAGAGGTGAGTTTTGAGGCGGGATTTGAAAGTTGAGAGAGTGTTGATGCTACGAGTGACCAGTGGAAGGGAGTTGCAGAGGTGGGGGGCAGAGCGGCTGAAGGCTCTTAACCCCACTGTGGTCAGGCGGGCTGGCGGGACAGTGAGGTGGATGGAAGAAGAAGACCTGAGAGTGCGGGTGGGGTTATGGATGTGCAAGAGCTCAGAACAGGTACAGAGGAGCTTGGTTGTGGATGACGGAtgtggaaggagaggaggaaaatctTGAAGTTAGTGAAGCTGCTGACAGGAGTGATGGAGGGGGTTCTGGTGATGATGCGAGCGGCAGAGTTCTGGACTAGTTGAAGTGTGGATGGACTTGAGAGGGAGACCAAAAAGGAGGGGGTTACAGTAATCTATATGGGATGTGACCAGAGTGTGAACAAGAATGGCAGTACTGTACAGTGTGAGGAACGGGCGAAGGGGGTTAATATTGTGTTGATGAAAGTAGGCAGACTGAGTGACATTATTAATGTGAGCTTGGAATGAGTGTGGTTGAGGATGACACCCCTTAACCTGCGGGGAGGGGGAAACTGAGGAATAATCAATGTCAAGTGTGAAACCATCAATTTTTGCTAAGGTGGAATTGGTGCCAATGAGAACTAACTCAGTTTTATCACTGTTCAATTTGAGGAAGTTGCAGGAGAACCAGCATTTGACTTCCTGAAGGCAGTCAGAAAGGGAGGAGGGCGGGAGGGTGGAGGTAGGTAAGGTGGACagatagagctgggtgtcatccgcATAGCAATGGAAATGGATGTTGAATTTATGGAAGATGTAACCAAGAGGAAGTAAGTAGGTGATAAACAGAAGGGGACCCAAGACAgaaccttgaggaacaccaGTAGTAAGTGGATATGGCTGGGATTTGAATGTTTTCAGCTGGATAAATTGAGTACGGTCAGAGAGATAGGACTTAAACCAGGTAAGGGGTGTGTTATTGATTCCAATGGAGGCCAGTTGTGAGAAAATGGCATCAAAGGCCGCACTCAGATCCAGTAGGATTAGAATGGGTAGGAGTCCGGAGTCAGCTGCCATGAGGAGGTCATTTGTGATTTTTACCAAGGCTGTTTCTGTGCAATGTAGGGGTCACCTGAGCTTTTTTTCAAGGATTTTAGAAAGGAAAGGTAGATTAGAGATAGGACAGAGGttattgacattgtttgggtctGAACCAGGTTTCTTAAGAACCAATTAAAGGCCAATTAAATGTCCctgtctctgtagcagaatttgatggtcaattgtatCAACTAAGATTTAATTaaacaagtacagagatgaGTCCTTTCTCTGAAGCAATCAGAGgatcatttatcatttttactAGCTGTCTCTGTGCTACAATGCACTTtgaatcctgactgaaattcctcaaataaattattgtcatggagaaagtcacacagctagtctgcgactactttctcaaggatctttaaaagaaagggaagatatgggtctatagttggctaacacctctggatccagggtgggcttttttaggttTGATTACAGCTACCTGAAAGGACTGTGGtgcatagcctgttaataaagacaTATTGATCATGTCCAATATAgaagtgttaactaaaggtaaaaCTTCTTTTAGTCGCCTAGTTGGGATGTGGTCTAAGATAcatgttgatgatttagatgaagaaatcccTGAGGTCATTTGTTGAGGGGTAATCGGAGAGGGGCGATCTAAATTTATATCAGGTCTAACAGCTATGTTTAGGTTTCCTGTGTTTGAAGGCAGATTGTAACTGTGTGAgggcaggaggtcatgaatGTTGCCTCTAAtaattagaattttgtcattaaaaaaggctAAAGAattacaaggctcaatagagctgtgactctcagtcagcctggctacagtgctgaaaagaaacgtggggttgttcttattttcttctattaatgatgagaaatagtttgctctggcacaTATGAGGAGCGCGCACAGCCCTCCTATATGTTTTAAGACTGTCTTCCTAGACTACACgagaatataatataatattatatgcAACAAACCTCTGTGAATCTATCCCCAACATAATGTCCACATTAGAGAAGCATGGCGAGGTCTGGCTATAAGTTAAGTTTGTCAAAAAGTGTTCTGTTCCCAATCAACAAAGCTGCCCAGAGCTTTTCGTATTTGCATTTGCCATTTGTAATAACAAACTAATTTAAATATTTGGGTGTGACTGTAACATGAAGTATTGCCACTTTGTTTAGTGTTAACCTTAAGCCTATAATGGAGAGCACTGTTAGTGATCTTGAAAGGTGGTCCCATCTCACCAATACTTTGGCAGGCAGAATCAATGCTATAAAAATGAATGATCTTCCAgaatttttgtttctgtttaaaacTATTCTGATCTGGATCCAAAAATCTTTTTTCACTTCTTTTGACAAAGAATTTCTCATTTTAATTCATGATTGAAAACACCTAGAATTAGCAAAGCTCACTCACAGCAGGCAAGACCATGTGGGGGGAAGGGATTGCCAAACTTTTTGTCTTATTATTGGGCCTGCAATGTTCATGCTCTGTGTTTTGGGCCCATTTTGATAAATCGGCTGCAAATGTTACCTAACATCTTTGACTGCCCTCATGTTTTCTCCATTGCCTCTCTCACTGCAATaccttaaagcagctgtgcggaactttttaccattcataaaactgtccctagttcgtatcacccccccttgaagatccgcatatttatgtgaacccaacagcgacaaaaaagcctttctctatatggctatttagcgtagcctggCTCGGGTcagacacagcggaagtcagcaaaccagaatacggcacccggaggcggaagtaagtctgcacgcccgcagcggcccacagccattaaaccacagaagaagaaggagccgtgtttacgagtaggatttaataaacaggctaaatgacatgtagtagggagtagtctcttgtacagtaggtggtggtatgcacctggaagtttTTTGCGATctgccaataaattgagagaagaagaaaagccgtatttacagagagtgttcttcgagtaagcagtACGCAACAGGCATtgcacataacagttttaccagatgtatctataaggacttggttgtactttcgatgtcatggcagataaagaaggagcaccatctaaaagaaaaagaacagaagaacagaagaaggctaaacgggacagtgatagggctcgagcccaaaagtgtgtaaacctcggtcgggcattcacaaagtggagagagctgagagatttgaaaggttttaaaactgatcccgagttggcccttttcctaatcgacaggtatgtaatgtttttatttagagaatataccgcaacttgttagacgttgtttcacttcaatgtatgacgacatggaagttataagcaagctaaatgtaacgttagctgatgtgaaccacttttgtctagtaacgttacaacaaacgccacaaaattatctgtgactgtgaccatgaacacaaacatacagcaggcagttgtcctcagtttataagaaattcagagctacaccagaacatttatgattttcctcttgctctccaaaacaaatgcatgcggtaattgccggttgcagtcgagattttaagacaccaggctgtgggtgtcataccgcttcgaccaaagggggaactataatcaacgaaaacgtaaagttccgcacagctgctttaagatCACCCCATTTAATTTACCACAATCTCATTTCTTCAGGTTCCTCCAAGTTcgttatattatattaaaagtAATACACCCTCTTTTCCAATCTTGCCTGAAGGAACACCGATGGaatctctgttttattttgagccCTCCAAAAGGTGTCAgatatcttttattttgtttatttattttttcaaatttacaaGACCCATCACTCGAATATCTAAAGTCTATATGGGAGATCGAGTTGGGGATTGCTGTGACGGTGAAGCAGTGGGGAAGAGCCCTCAAAGGGGTCCACACGGCCTCCATCTGTGCCCAGCATGGCCTCATTCAATAAGGTGCTGCATCGCCTTTATTTTTCGAAAGTCAAATTCTCTGAAATGTTTTTGGATATTGATACCACTTGTGACAGATGCAGACTTTCGCTTGCATCCTTAGCACGCTCATTCTGGCTGTGTCCTAATTTGTCCACTTACTGGGGTTCAATCTTCAAAATACTAtcacatatttttaaaagtaataTTCACCCAGATCCAGAGGAAAATAAGACTCTTTCTGGATCTAgactcaaaaaaagaaaaaaaaaaagtcactttaaTAGCAGGGAAATAAATCCTTCTCCACTGGAAGAACCCTGAATGACCGAGCTGATCTAAGTGGTTGAGGACCATGATTAGGCCTTTTTTGTCTGCAACTGCCTGCTCCTCTAAAGGTTCTATGTGTATGTAGGTATCTGTATTGTGTATACTTGTGCATATgtatactttttttctttttcttttgtaatgcTGTATAGCAGTTTATGTTTTGttaataaaccaataaaaatatgtttttataaaagtaacAGCAAATGTAAGTTTTTGAGTGAAACGAGACAATTACAGTTTCTATTAACAAAATGAGGAAATGCTGCTAATTAACATATCTGGTACGCTACAAAATGTTATatcaaatatatgtatatatgtgatCTCAAacgtatcagcaaaatgttcatcaacaacatatttaatttgttttctgccAAAATAGGCGATGTTGCAATACACAATCTACTCAGAGTGACCACaacattatttgttttattattacctttttttaattaatatttaaccaaagtgcttttttttgcctaaCTATAGACAGGAGTCTGCACAATAACCCAATATTCTGGTGTTACAGTTCTGCACTTTGGTTGTCCACCATCCACCCTGACCTCTTTCTGTGAGTCCAGGGTGACACATAAATGTAGTAGTTTTATAAATCAAAGTAACATTTTCTCTGAAGAGTCCTGCGCACAGACATTTTTGGGGGCAGGTGCtcataaatattatttaaaaaaaaaaaagaaaaaagttatatacagttattttacacattttacttacttacataTTCAATTTAAACCCCATACAGTAATGCAGAGAAGAGTGGCATTTTGTTAAACATTGCGAGGGACACATATCAAGTTGGGGTGTCTGGGTGGCCTCCCCCAGGAAATTTCTTCTGTCTTCTGCAGGGAGGTTTAAATGGTTCTGGATGTACAGAGTAGAAGCTACTCAGCAGGAAGCTCGATTTCGAATGCGTTAACTGAGGTGACTGTGACAAGGGACGTTGATGAGGGAGGGGCAGGGGCTCTTGCAGTCTGATTGACAATATGCTTTTAATGGAGAATTGATGCCATGGGCCaagtttaaaaactaaaatattaaatgagaaagaaaaaagaaatatctCACAACAAGACCACTTATCTAGTCCGAGGGCAAAAGGGCAGGTGCCTGAACACCACCTGATGTCTATCTGTGCATGTGCCTGCCGGtgattataaatgcaacatttcgcTCAGATAGGTCTCATCAGtcaaacagcaaaaaaatacTCACTCTACTGTATGCTTAGGTCATATATAATAATAcctatatgtatttttaaaaccttgccctatttttaatcttttttataAGGCAGCACTTTTCACTGAAATAAGTCAAGTCtgattgttgctgttttttgtcCACTAGAGAgcagacatgcacacaccagTGGTTCCGAACTGGTGGGAAGTGGGTCCATACTGAATTGACCTTAGTGAGGGGTGCTACACTCCATGACGGAGTGGGAGTAGCAAGGGTCTGGTTTGGGAAAGGCCCAGGCAGGCAGAGCGGAGTTTCTCCTCACAAGTGTCTGAATTGACAAGCAGTCAAATGTAAACACCCCAGTTCGGCTTGACCAACCAGTGGAAGAAATGGGCAAAACACAACAAGCTGAAATTTGCaagtaattattttattaacaattcaatagattaaaaaagagttaaaaatggGGGCCCAAGCTAGAggataaaatagataaaatggGACTGGAAGCCAGTTCAGTTGAGAGGGGGAATAAATGTCTGTGGCTGGGTGTGCTGTCCTTCTTGTGTATGGTGAAGCCGATATTCTTAcaactagggatgggcagcacaagcaaaaacactattcgaaaatcatggcaactattcaacgatttttcgaataatcgcccccctcccccctcccctcccagAGCCACGCACACAGAGATCCATTCATCATGACGGCCGgactccaccggctgcaaagcATCACGTCAGCGTAGCATCACGGCGTATtaatttgggctccactgactgcgtacggaagcgacacgtagagaagccagtggggttgtttaccgtttgccaagccgagaggctgcatgtaggctgcatgtaggctgcatgaaatgttaaagcattttccatctaagttattacatatatttgagttatctacaagttcactgtactgtttgtcatctaggCTACTCGTTTTCTTATTTACACGGATAAActtgggtaaatgcatgaaaaaaaatcatcacatatcacctctgataatggtttattcatttaaaaacacattgtgctcgtttagcacactatttcatgtagttNNNNNNNNNNNNNNNNNNNNNNNNNNNNNNNNNNNNNNNNNNNNNNNNNNNNNNNNNNNNNNNNNNNNNNNNNNNNNNNNNNNNNNNNNNNNNNNNNNNNNNNNNNNNNNNNNNNNNNNNNNNNNNNNNNNNNNNNNNNNNNNNNNNNNNNNNNNNNNNNNNNNNNNNNNNNNNNNNNNNNNNNNNNNNNNNNNNNNNNNNNNNNNNNNNNNNNNNNNNNNNNNNNNNNNNNNNNNNNNNNNNNNNNNNNNNNNNNNNNNNNNNNNNNNNNNNNNNNNNNNNNNNNN
This DNA window, taken from Epinephelus moara isolate mb chromosome 6, YSFRI_EMoa_1.0, whole genome shotgun sequence, encodes the following:
- the LOC126391636 gene encoding potassium voltage-gated channel subfamily G member 4-like, with translation MAIIGAGFDDHSFSSEDSYSHVFTDTKTATVKGLYFQRAQLLCGPASSQYLDPSQQALINVGGIRYAFPWTTLEDFPQSRLSRLRFCTSLREVAEFCDDYDELRHEFFFDRDPLAFRAILNFLAKGKLRLLQDVCNVALHGELLYWGIDVRHMEPCCRHRVICSVEEVAEHQRKEDEWRQRRRALRAPVVEGSLFRMIGEAVENPHSGLAGKVFAFLSVVMVVVTVISLCISTMSDQQQEEAMGRCSQKCRSLFMLESVCVAWFSLEFLVRFFYAKSKLEFVRGPLNVIDAAAIFTYYVSLLVDLRDESVPDIVTSAGRSNLDKLGLILRVMRALRIMYVMRLARHSLGLQTLGLTIQRSMTDFGLLLLFVCFAVTLFSPLVHLAESELAPNAARSPQFSFSSIPASYWWSIISVTTVGYGDMVPRSIPGQLAALISILSGILILSFPSTSIFHTFLHTYTELKEEHKRLWKEERGTELATEAEESIKERETWPDNWPENDFLPGLDDPYYLFMSDITVLARSNSLQ